A single region of the Bacteroides luhongzhouii genome encodes:
- a CDS encoding TonB-dependent receptor — MNIDSHIYSFQYRLIICYVLLLISLTVFAQSGKESFSGRVIDTETNQPVPFATVRLLALPDSTLLGGGATDAIGKFQLSVSVPTATKAKSLLLQVSYIGYKPVFHPISISRKSTSYELGNINLTPESYALDEAVVVGQAPMAVTEGDTTVFNASAYRTPEGSMLEELVKQLPGGEIDADGKLLIHGKEVKKILVDGKEFFSDDPKAALKNLPVEMVEKLKAYERQSDLARLTGIDDGEEEMILDLSVKKNMKRGWMENFMGGYGSKDRYELANTLNRFRENSQLTIIGNLNNTNNQGFSELQNESSNSTGNIRSRMGLTTSRSLGLNATHDWKRVKLRSNVQYVGTDRLEDSRTTVDNFLRKDQSINLGTNNSRMQNHELVANAFLEWKMDSVTTLIFRPQYRFSANDRENSGFQEGWGNDVLLNERESSGTNHNSRYNLTMMLQLSRKLSRLGRNVALKVDYGTNASATDRKSLSTTRYFKNNTKKIQNQKIEDDVDGYNYRVQLVYVEPLPWRHFLQLRYSYQYKVNNSDRFVYDWDKELEEFAPDFDEESSNRFENQYSNHLVNLAIRTSQKKYNYNIGVDFEPQKSVSHSLLSDAPEDQLERSVMNFSPTVNFRYKFSKRTRLQIVYRGKGKQPNIRDLQPVTDRTNPLNIRVGNPSLKPSYTNTFTLNFNSYNTKHQRNMVATALFENTINNVTNQVTYDSETGVRTTSPVNMNGNWRAMGSFSLNTPFKNRSWIFRTYSYLQYRNQNGYTTLNKEEPVKTSVQHLTGRERLRLTYRTRQMELTGLVGLIYNNSYNDVREKRTETFDYQAGTQLQLYLPWGMELYNDLTYSLRTGYGYEGYAKENFMWNCQLSKAFLKKKQLLIRFKIYDILHQDISLIRTITATAIRDTDYNALGSYFMVHAILRLNMMGR; from the coding sequence TTGAACATAGACAGCCATATTTATTCTTTTCAGTACCGTTTGATTATTTGTTATGTCTTGCTACTGATTAGTTTGACTGTTTTTGCTCAGTCCGGCAAAGAGAGCTTTTCCGGTCGTGTGATTGATACTGAAACCAATCAGCCGGTACCGTTTGCTACGGTCCGGCTTTTGGCTTTACCGGATAGTACATTGTTGGGCGGCGGCGCTACGGATGCTATCGGTAAATTTCAACTTTCCGTTTCCGTTCCTACTGCGACTAAGGCGAAGTCTTTATTATTGCAAGTTTCATATATCGGATATAAGCCTGTTTTTCATCCCATTTCCATTTCCCGCAAAAGCACCTCCTATGAATTGGGAAATATCAATCTGACTCCGGAAAGCTATGCTTTGGATGAGGCCGTGGTAGTAGGTCAAGCCCCGATGGCAGTGACGGAAGGGGATACAACAGTATTCAATGCTTCCGCCTATCGTACTCCCGAAGGTTCGATGCTTGAAGAGTTGGTGAAACAGCTTCCGGGAGGTGAGATAGATGCGGATGGTAAGTTATTGATACATGGTAAGGAGGTGAAGAAGATTTTAGTAGACGGTAAAGAGTTTTTCTCTGATGATCCGAAAGCCGCCCTTAAAAATCTTCCTGTGGAAATGGTGGAGAAGTTGAAAGCCTATGAACGCCAGTCAGATTTGGCGCGTCTCACCGGGATAGATGACGGAGAGGAAGAGATGATCTTGGATCTGTCCGTGAAAAAGAACATGAAACGGGGCTGGATGGAGAATTTTATGGGAGGATACGGGAGTAAAGACCGTTATGAATTAGCCAATACCTTGAATCGCTTTCGTGAGAACTCTCAATTAACGATTATCGGAAATCTGAATAATACCAATAATCAGGGATTTTCGGAATTACAGAATGAATCTTCAAATTCTACAGGTAATATCCGTAGTCGGATGGGGTTGACTACTTCCCGTTCATTGGGACTAAATGCGACTCATGACTGGAAGCGGGTTAAGTTACGTTCCAATGTTCAATACGTGGGTACAGACCGTTTGGAAGACAGCCGTACAACGGTCGACAATTTTCTTCGTAAGGATCAGTCAATCAATCTGGGCACGAACAATAGCCGGATGCAGAATCATGAGTTGGTGGCCAATGCCTTTCTTGAATGGAAAATGGATTCTGTTACTACATTGATTTTCCGTCCTCAATATCGTTTCTCTGCCAATGACAGAGAGAATAGTGGCTTTCAGGAAGGGTGGGGGAATGATGTCTTGTTGAATGAGAGAGAGTCCTCCGGCACCAATCATAATTCCCGGTATAATTTGACGATGATGTTGCAACTTAGCCGGAAATTGAGTCGTTTGGGGAGAAATGTCGCTTTGAAAGTAGACTATGGTACTAATGCTTCAGCTACAGACCGGAAGAGCCTTTCCACCACCCGGTACTTCAAAAATAATACGAAGAAGATTCAGAATCAGAAAATAGAGGATGATGTTGACGGGTATAATTACCGGGTGCAACTGGTGTATGTAGAACCATTGCCGTGGCGGCATTTCCTGCAACTCCGTTACAGCTATCAGTATAAAGTGAACAATTCGGATCGTTTTGTCTATGACTGGGATAAGGAACTGGAGGAGTTTGCGCCCGACTTTGATGAAGAATCCAGTAACCGTTTTGAAAATCAATACAGTAATCACTTAGTGAACCTTGCCATACGTACTTCACAAAAAAAGTATAATTATAATATTGGAGTTGATTTTGAACCTCAAAAATCTGTCAGCCATTCTTTATTGAGTGACGCTCCCGAAGATCAGTTGGAAAGATCGGTCATGAATTTCTCACCCACGGTCAATTTCCGCTATAAGTTTTCAAAACGCACCCGTTTGCAAATTGTGTATAGGGGAAAAGGGAAACAGCCTAATATACGTGATCTCCAACCTGTGACCGACCGTACCAACCCTTTGAATATTCGTGTCGGTAACCCTTCGTTGAAGCCCTCATATACGAATACGTTTACATTGAATTTCAATTCCTATAATACCAAACATCAGCGAAATATGGTAGCTACCGCTTTGTTCGAGAATACCATTAATAATGTAACCAATCAGGTGACTTATGACAGCGAAACCGGTGTGCGAACTACGTCTCCGGTCAATATGAATGGTAATTGGCGCGCCATGGGGTCTTTTTCTCTCAATACCCCTTTTAAGAATCGTAGCTGGATATTTCGCACTTACTCCTATCTGCAATACCGAAATCAGAATGGCTATACAACTTTGAATAAAGAAGAACCGGTGAAAACCTCCGTACAGCATTTAACGGGACGTGAGCGTCTACGGCTTACTTATCGTACCCGTCAAATGGAACTTACGGGGCTTGTCGGCCTGATTTATAACAATTCTTATAATGATGTGCGGGAGAAACGTACTGAAACTTTTGATTATCAGGCAGGAACCCAACTGCAACTTTATCTGCCTTGGGGGATGGAACTATATAATGACCTGACTTATTCTCTCCGCACCGGTTATGGTTATGAAGGTTATGCCAAAGAGAATTTCATGTGGAACTGCCAACTGTCAAAAGCCTTTCTAAAAAAGAAACAGTTATTAATCCGTTTCAAGATCTATGATATTCTCCATCAGGACATCTCTTTGATACGCACGATTACCGCCACTGCTATTCGTGATACTGATTATAATGCATTGGGTTCTTACTTTATGGTACACGCCATACTTCGTCTGAATATGATGGGAAGGTAA
- a CDS encoding ClC family H(+)/Cl(-) exchange transporter codes for MFRLIKKIKDKGRWRIFKLKLIDARLYFVSIFVGLLTGLVAVPYHYLLQFFFNLRHDFFDSRPKWYWYIPLFLLMWGILVFVSWLVKKMPLITGGGIPQTRGVINGRVDYKHPFLELVAKFVGGILALSTGLSLGREGPSVQIGSYVGYLVSKWGRVLSGERKQLLSAGAGAGLAAAFAAPLASSLLVIESIERFDAPKTAITTLLAGVVAGGVASWIFPINPYFHIDAIVPGMTFWGQVKLFLLLAAVVSVFGKFFSVTTLQVKRIYPAIKHPEYVKMLYLLFIAFLISMAEFNLTGGGEQFLLSQAMHPDTHILWIVGMMLLHFVFSTFSFSSGLPGGSFIPTLVTGGLLGQIVGLIMVQQGVIAYENISYIMLICMSAFLVAVIRTPLTAIVLITEITGHLEVFYPSIVVGGLTYYFTEMLQIKPFNVILYDDMIHSPAFKEEPRYTLSVEVMSGSYLDGKIVDELRLPERCMIINVHRDRKNWPPKGQKLMPGDQVQIEMDSQDIEKLYEPLVSMANIY; via the coding sequence ATGTTTCGACTGATAAAAAAGATAAAGGATAAGGGCCGCTGGCGAATCTTTAAACTGAAGTTAATTGATGCGCGGCTTTACTTTGTCAGTATCTTCGTAGGATTACTGACGGGACTTGTTGCCGTGCCTTATCATTACCTATTACAGTTTTTCTTTAATCTCCGCCATGATTTCTTTGATTCCCGTCCCAAATGGTATTGGTATATTCCTCTTTTCCTGTTGATGTGGGGAATACTTGTATTCGTCTCCTGGTTGGTGAAGAAAATGCCGCTTATTACCGGTGGGGGGATTCCGCAAACACGTGGAGTTATTAATGGGAGGGTTGATTATAAGCATCCTTTTCTGGAATTGGTAGCGAAGTTTGTGGGTGGGATACTTGCATTAAGTACCGGATTGTCTTTGGGGCGTGAAGGACCGTCCGTGCAGATCGGTTCGTATGTGGGATATTTGGTATCCAAATGGGGGAGGGTGCTTAGCGGAGAACGGAAACAATTATTGTCTGCCGGTGCCGGTGCCGGATTGGCGGCTGCTTTTGCTGCCCCATTAGCTTCCTCGTTGTTGGTTATTGAATCTATTGAGCGGTTTGACGCGCCTAAAACGGCTATTACTACGCTTTTGGCAGGAGTAGTGGCAGGTGGGGTTGCCAGTTGGATTTTCCCCATCAATCCCTATTTTCATATAGATGCTATTGTGCCGGGAATGACTTTTTGGGGGCAGGTGAAACTGTTTCTTTTGTTGGCTGCTGTGGTTTCTGTTTTTGGAAAATTCTTTTCTGTCACTACTCTTCAGGTGAAGCGCATTTACCCTGCTATTAAGCATCCGGAATACGTGAAGATGCTGTATTTGCTTTTTATCGCTTTTCTGATTTCTATGGCTGAGTTTAATCTGACGGGAGGAGGGGAACAGTTCTTGCTCTCACAGGCCATGCATCCGGATACACATATTCTTTGGATTGTCGGCATGATGTTGCTGCATTTCGTTTTTAGCACCTTTTCTTTTTCCTCGGGTTTACCGGGAGGAAGTTTTATTCCCACGCTGGTGACAGGAGGACTTCTGGGACAAATAGTGGGATTGATTATGGTTCAACAGGGTGTCATTGCTTATGAGAATATCAGTTACATCATGTTGATTTGTATGTCGGCATTCCTTGTTGCGGTAATTCGTACGCCTTTGACGGCTATTGTCTTAATAACCGAGATTACGGGACATTTGGAAGTCTTTTATCCTTCCATTGTTGTAGGAGGATTAACCTATTACTTTACGGAAATGCTTCAGATAAAACCGTTCAATGTTATTTTATATGATGATATGATTCATTCACCCGCATTTAAGGAAGAGCCCCGTTATACATTGTCTGTAGAAGTAATGAGCGGGTCTTATTTAGATGGTAAGATTGTGGATGAACTTCGTTTGCCGGAGCGTTGTATGATTATAAATGTGCATCGTGACCGTAAGAACTGGCCTCCCAAAGGACAGAAATTAATGCCTGGCGATCAAGTTCAAATAGAGATGGACTCACAGGATATAGAGAAATTGTATGAACCTTTAGTTAGTATGGCGAATATTTATTAA
- the nfo gene encoding deoxyribonuclease IV, giving the protein MKYIGAHVSASGGVESAPVNAHEIGANAFALFTKNQRQWVSKPLTEESISLFKENCGKYGFQPEYILPHDSYLINLGHPEEEGLQKSRAAFLDEMQRCEQLGLKLLNFHPGSSLNKISIEDCLSLIAESINIALEKTKGVTAVIENTAGQGSNLGSEFWQLKYIIDRVNDKSRVGVCLDTCHTYTAGYDIVNEYDKVFDEFDKEVGFNYLRGMHLNDSKKALGTHVDRHDSIGEGLIGKTFFERLMQDSRFDNMPLILETPDESKWTEEIAWLRSME; this is encoded by the coding sequence ATGAAATATATCGGAGCACACGTAAGCGCATCCGGTGGCGTAGAGTCCGCCCCCGTTAATGCGCATGAAATAGGAGCAAATGCTTTTGCGTTATTCACCAAGAATCAACGCCAATGGGTAAGCAAACCTTTAACAGAAGAAAGTATCAGCCTCTTCAAAGAGAATTGCGGAAAATACGGTTTTCAACCGGAATATATCCTGCCACATGACAGTTATCTTATCAACCTGGGACACCCGGAGGAAGAGGGACTTCAAAAAAGCCGTGCCGCTTTTCTAGATGAAATGCAACGTTGCGAACAGCTTGGATTGAAACTTTTAAATTTCCATCCAGGCAGTTCTCTCAACAAAATTTCAATAGAGGATTGCTTGTCGCTCATCGCAGAAAGTATTAATATCGCTTTAGAAAAAACAAAAGGCGTAACAGCCGTTATTGAGAACACTGCCGGACAAGGAAGTAATCTAGGTAGCGAATTCTGGCAACTGAAATATATCATCGACCGGGTAAACGACAAGAGCCGGGTAGGTGTTTGCCTCGATACCTGCCATACTTATACCGCCGGTTACGATATTGTCAATGAATACGATAAAGTATTTGATGAATTTGACAAGGAAGTGGGATTCAATTACCTTCGTGGTATGCACTTGAATGATTCAAAAAAAGCACTTGGTACCCATGTAGACCGTCACGATAGCATCGGTGAAGGACTGATTGGAAAAACCTTTTTTGAAAGATTGATGCAAGATTCCAGATTCGATAATATGCCATTGATACTTGAAACACCGGATGAAAGTAAATGGACAGAAGAAATTGCATGGCTAAGAAGCATGGAATAA
- a CDS encoding DUF4962 domain-containing protein: MMKQRISIFLLFTILLSANGYAQKGIMRLTQQTLMHEVRETPSPLDGQHITVNPPRFMWPDKFPHLGPVLDGVEEEDYKPEVTYRIRIARDPKFKSEVITAERKWAFFNPFKLFEKGKWYWQYAYVDKDGKEEWSPVSHFYIDEHVRMFNPPSLQKVLAKLPKTHPRILLDAEDWDNIIERNKNNPEAQAYIRKADKCLNHPLKHLEEEIDTTQVVKLTNIVQYRSALIRESRKIVDREEANIEAMVRAYLLTKDEVYYKEGIKRLSEILSWKNSKYFAGDFNRSTILSMSTSAYDAWYNLLAPNEKKLLLRTIRENGKKFYHEYVNHLENRIADNHVWQMTFRILNMAAFATYGELPMASTWVDYCYNEWVSRLPGLNTDGGWHNGDSYFQVNLRTLIEVPAFYSRISGFDFFADPWYNNNAFYVIYQQPPFSKSAGQGNSHESKMKPNGTRVGYADALARECNNPWAAAYVRTILQKEPDIMEKTFLGKSGDLTWYRCTTKKALPKEGTTLAELPMAKVFNETGIGTMNTSLGDIDKNAMLSFRSSSYGSTSHALANQNAFNTFYGGKAIFYSSGHRTGFTDDHCMYSYRNTRAHNSILVNGMTQKIGTEGYGWIPRWYEGEKIAYMVGDASNAYGKVTSPLWLKRGELSGTQYTPEKGWDENKLDMFRRHIIQLGTTGVFVIYDELEGKEAVTWSYLLHTVELPMEIQELTDEVKIIGKNKAGGISVAHLFSSAKTEQAMVDTFFCAPTNWKNVTNAQGKALKYPNHWHFSSTTVPCKTARFLTVMDTHGKNRPDMQVVRKGNTIQVGDWIITCNLTEKGKAAIYVSNKAEKVSLNYDAGKKEGATIVTDQVKGKQVNKVLTDYLPDFEI, translated from the coding sequence ATGATGAAACAACGAATATCTATTTTTCTCTTGTTCACCATTCTGCTATCCGCCAACGGGTATGCGCAAAAAGGAATCATGCGTCTGACTCAACAGACATTGATGCATGAGGTCCGCGAAACACCTTCACCACTGGACGGGCAACATATCACTGTCAATCCTCCACGTTTCATGTGGCCGGACAAATTCCCACACCTGGGTCCCGTATTGGACGGAGTGGAAGAAGAAGACTACAAACCGGAAGTGACTTACCGCATTCGGATCGCACGCGACCCGAAATTCAAATCGGAAGTGATAACCGCCGAAAGAAAATGGGCCTTTTTCAACCCATTCAAACTGTTTGAAAAAGGAAAATGGTATTGGCAATATGCCTACGTTGACAAAGACGGAAAAGAAGAATGGTCGCCCGTTTCTCATTTTTATATAGACGAACATGTACGTATGTTCAACCCGCCTTCTCTACAAAAGGTGTTAGCCAAATTGCCCAAAACGCATCCCCGTATCTTGCTTGATGCCGAAGATTGGGACAATATCATCGAACGGAACAAAAATAATCCGGAAGCACAAGCTTATATCCGGAAAGCCGATAAATGTCTGAATCACCCACTGAAACATTTGGAAGAAGAAATTGATACGACCCAGGTTGTCAAACTGACAAATATCGTTCAATATCGTTCCGCTCTGATTCGGGAAAGTCGTAAGATTGTAGACCGTGAAGAAGCGAATATCGAAGCCATGGTACGTGCCTACTTGCTAACGAAAGACGAGGTATACTACAAAGAAGGTATAAAGCGTCTTTCCGAAATTCTTTCATGGAAAAACAGTAAGTACTTCGCAGGAGATTTCAACCGTTCCACCATTCTGTCTATGAGCACTTCAGCGTATGACGCTTGGTATAACCTGCTGGCTCCGAATGAAAAGAAACTGCTCCTAAGAACCATTCGAGAAAATGGAAAGAAATTCTATCATGAATATGTCAATCACTTAGAAAACCGTATTGCTGATAACCACGTCTGGCAAATGACTTTCCGCATCCTGAATATGGCTGCGTTTGCTACGTATGGTGAACTACCGATGGCTTCCACCTGGGTGGATTATTGCTACAATGAGTGGGTATCTCGGTTGCCGGGTCTCAACACTGATGGAGGATGGCACAATGGCGATTCTTATTTCCAAGTCAATCTCCGCACATTGATTGAAGTTCCCGCTTTTTATTCCCGTATCAGCGGATTCGATTTCTTTGCTGATCCTTGGTATAACAACAATGCGTTTTACGTCATCTATCAACAGCCACCATTCTCGAAATCCGCCGGACAAGGAAACTCACATGAAAGTAAGATGAAGCCAAACGGTACACGAGTAGGGTATGCAGATGCCTTGGCACGTGAATGTAATAATCCATGGGCTGCCGCTTATGTACGCACTATCTTGCAAAAAGAACCGGATATTATGGAGAAGACTTTCCTCGGAAAATCCGGAGACTTGACTTGGTATCGCTGTACAACAAAGAAAGCGCTCCCCAAAGAAGGTACTACTCTTGCAGAATTACCGATGGCAAAAGTATTTAATGAAACGGGAATCGGTACGATGAATACTTCTTTAGGAGATATAGACAAGAATGCAATGCTGTCGTTCCGTTCCAGTTCCTACGGTTCCACTTCCCATGCACTAGCCAATCAGAATGCCTTCAATACATTCTACGGAGGTAAAGCCATTTTTTACAGTAGCGGACATCGCACTGGTTTTACAGACGATCATTGTATGTATTCTTACCGTAATACCCGTGCACACAATAGTATTCTGGTGAATGGAATGACGCAGAAGATCGGGACGGAAGGATACGGCTGGATTCCACGTTGGTATGAAGGAGAAAAAATCGCTTACATGGTAGGAGACGCTTCCAATGCTTATGGTAAAGTGACTTCTCCCCTATGGTTGAAACGTGGCGAATTATCCGGTACGCAATATACGCCCGAAAAAGGATGGGATGAGAACAAGCTGGATATGTTCCGTCGTCATATCATCCAATTGGGAACTACCGGAGTTTTCGTGATTTATGATGAACTGGAAGGAAAAGAAGCCGTAACCTGGAGTTATCTTTTACATACCGTAGAACTGCCAATGGAAATACAGGAACTAACCGATGAAGTGAAAATCATTGGTAAGAATAAGGCCGGTGGTATCTCTGTTGCCCATCTTTTCAGTTCGGCAAAGACGGAACAAGCGATGGTAGATACTTTCTTCTGTGCGCCAACCAACTGGAAAAATGTGACGAACGCACAAGGGAAAGCGTTGAAATATCCTAATCACTGGCATTTCTCGTCTACAACAGTTCCGTGTAAAACGGCCCGTTTCCTGACAGTAATGGATACACATGGAAAGAACCGTCCGGATATGCAGGTAGTTCGCAAAGGTAATACCATTCAGGTAGGCGACTGGATTATAACTTGTAACCTGACTGAAAAAGGGAAAGCTGCTATCTATGTCAGCAACAAAGCAGAAAAGGTTTCTTTAAACTATGATGCCGGTAAAAAGGAAGGTGCAACGATAGTCACAGATCAGGTAAAAGGCAAACAGGTTAATAAAGTCCTGACAGACTATTTACCGGATTTTGAGATTTAA